From Amycolatopsis sp. YIM 10, the proteins below share one genomic window:
- the ftsX gene encoding permease-like cell division protein FtsX produces the protein MRASFVFSEVVTGLRRNITMTIAMVITTAVSLAMLGGGLMIVRTIDKMQTNYQDDVEVTVYFTDDVSASDANCSQQLCSGLRTELDSRPGVDSVVFENRQDAFERFKRIFEGQPELVELARPESLPASLHIKLEDPSRSDVIVKEYTGRPGVDKVDDQNVFLERFFNGLNVFRNITFVVALLQAFAALLLISNTIQVSAFTRRTEVGIMRLVGATRWYTQLPFLLEAVVAGVVGAILAIVFLLVGKLLFFDTLLSSAGGIIPPVNTLDVLVVGPILVGVSILISAITGYVTLRLYVRH, from the coding sequence ATGCGTGCCAGTTTTGTGTTCAGCGAGGTCGTCACCGGCTTGCGCCGGAACATCACGATGACCATCGCGATGGTCATCACCACGGCGGTTTCGCTCGCCATGCTGGGCGGCGGTCTGATGATCGTCCGGACCATCGACAAGATGCAGACGAACTACCAGGACGACGTCGAGGTCACCGTCTACTTCACCGACGACGTCAGTGCCAGCGACGCGAACTGTTCGCAGCAGCTGTGCTCCGGCCTGCGCACCGAGCTGGACAGCAGGCCCGGCGTGGACTCCGTGGTGTTCGAGAACCGGCAGGACGCCTTCGAGCGGTTCAAGCGGATCTTCGAGGGCCAGCCGGAACTGGTGGAGCTGGCGCGGCCCGAGTCGCTGCCGGCCTCGCTGCACATCAAGCTCGAGGATCCGAGCCGCAGTGACGTGATCGTGAAGGAGTACACCGGTCGTCCGGGGGTGGACAAGGTCGACGACCAGAACGTGTTCCTGGAGCGGTTCTTCAACGGGCTCAACGTGTTCCGGAACATCACCTTCGTGGTGGCGCTGTTGCAGGCCTTCGCCGCGCTGCTGCTGATCTCGAACACGATCCAGGTCTCCGCGTTCACCAGGCGCACCGAAGTCGGCATCATGCGACTGGTCGGCGCCACCCGCTGGTACACACAGCTGCCCTTCCTGTTGGAGGCGGTGGTCGCCGGCGTGGTCGGGGCGATCCTCGCGATCGTTTTCCTGCTGGTGGGCAAGCTGTTGTTCTTCGACACGCTGTTGTCATCGGCGGGCGGCATCATTCCACCGGTGAACACACTGGACGTGTTGGTGGTGGGACCGATCCTGGTCGGGGTGTCGATCCTGATCTCGGCCATCACCGGCTACGTCACGCTGCGTCTGTACGTGCGGCATTAA
- a CDS encoding MarR family winged helix-turn-helix transcriptional regulator has protein sequence MAVGELPALLALTFRAIMDGIHEQLAAEGFDDVRPAHGFAFQFLSHRPDGATAVELGEHLGVTKQAAVQLAEELEKRGYLQRRPHPVDRRSRLISLAPRGWACIERVVALSRAAEAHWAGLIGEDRIEQLSADLHAFVRDAATRRPVTLRPVW, from the coding sequence GTGGCTGTCGGAGAGCTGCCTGCCCTGCTCGCGCTCACCTTCCGCGCGATCATGGACGGCATCCACGAACAGCTCGCCGCCGAAGGCTTCGACGACGTCCGCCCGGCACACGGCTTCGCCTTCCAGTTCCTCTCCCACCGCCCCGACGGCGCCACCGCGGTCGAACTCGGCGAACACCTCGGCGTGACCAAGCAGGCGGCCGTCCAGCTCGCCGAAGAACTCGAGAAGCGCGGTTACCTCCAGCGCCGCCCGCACCCGGTCGACCGCCGAAGCCGCCTGATCTCACTGGCACCACGCGGATGGGCGTGTATCGAACGGGTGGTGGCCCTGTCGCGCGCCGCCGAGGCGCACTGGGCCGGACTCATCGGCGAGGACCGGATCGAGCAGCTCAGCGCGGATCTGCACGCTTTCGTGCGCGATGCGGCGACCCGGCGCCCGGTGACGTTGCGTCCGGTCTGGTAG
- a CDS encoding nucleotidyl transferase AbiEii/AbiGii toxin family protein: MNTETASGPVMIDLRDSTEPDLLLAARVLARIDAAAREAGVDYLVVGATARTILSIGLVGRPPERRTRDIDIAAAVDSWTDFEQLAEKFERHGRGVHAFLVEGVEVDVLPYGGIESEDRTVLWPDDHRMNVRGLSEAVESAEAVLLPGGLVIRVPSVPALALLKLLTWWDRRYDTTRDAIDLATMIDWYSSGEYFERLYDEEMAVLARHDFDHELAGAWLLGSHLPGLLDEEGVAALLRIVEDEEVLAKLANDTRVLRGQVLVRAMGEGIREAARSSS, encoded by the coding sequence GTGAACACGGAGACCGCATCCGGGCCAGTGATGATCGACTTACGCGACTCGACCGAACCTGACCTCCTCCTCGCCGCGCGGGTGCTGGCGCGCATCGACGCCGCTGCCCGAGAGGCCGGCGTCGACTACCTGGTGGTCGGTGCCACTGCGCGCACGATCCTGTCGATCGGGCTGGTGGGACGCCCGCCGGAGCGGAGGACGCGGGATATCGACATCGCCGCGGCGGTGGATTCGTGGACCGACTTCGAGCAACTGGCGGAAAAGTTCGAACGGCACGGTCGTGGCGTGCACGCGTTCCTCGTCGAAGGCGTCGAGGTCGATGTCCTGCCCTACGGCGGAATCGAGAGCGAGGACCGCACTGTTCTCTGGCCCGACGACCACCGGATGAACGTCCGCGGCTTGAGCGAGGCGGTCGAATCGGCCGAGGCCGTACTCCTGCCGGGAGGGCTCGTCATCCGGGTGCCTTCGGTTCCGGCGCTGGCGCTACTCAAACTGCTGACGTGGTGGGATCGCCGCTACGACACCACGCGTGACGCCATCGACCTCGCGACGATGATCGACTGGTACTCCTCGGGGGAGTACTTCGAACGCCTGTATGACGAGGAAATGGCGGTTCTCGCCCGGCACGACTTCGATCACGAGCTGGCCGGCGCCTGGCTGTTGGGTTCACACCTGCCAGGCCTGCTCGATGAGGAGGGCGTCGCGGCCTTGCTTCGCATCGTCGAAGACGAGGAAGTGCTGGCCAAGCTCGCCAACGACACCCGTGTCCTTCGCGGGCAGGTCCTCGTGCGGGCGATGGGAGAGGGCATTCGCGAGGCCGCGCGTTCCTCCTCGTGA
- a CDS encoding cupin domain-containing protein, producing the protein MTVARLAEAPEFARGGVRFRPLGVPSRGSAELAVWALEVAPGEVGEAHRVSKEEIFVLHAGEVTFTLGGEPHQLAPGDAFILPPDQEFNLSNPGSEPAHLTVCTSRGIQGVLATGERISPPWAQ; encoded by the coding sequence ATGACCGTGGCGAGACTGGCCGAGGCGCCCGAGTTCGCGCGTGGCGGGGTGCGGTTCCGGCCGCTGGGGGTGCCGAGCCGGGGCTCCGCCGAACTGGCCGTCTGGGCGCTGGAAGTCGCGCCCGGCGAGGTCGGCGAAGCGCACCGGGTGAGCAAGGAGGAGATTTTTGTGCTGCACGCGGGGGAGGTGACGTTCACGCTCGGCGGCGAGCCACACCAGCTGGCCCCCGGCGACGCGTTCATCCTGCCGCCGGATCAGGAGTTCAACCTGAGCAATCCGGGCAGCGAACCCGCGCACCTGACCGTGTGCACGTCGAGGGGGATCCAGGGGGTGCTGGCCACCGGCGAGCGGATCAGCCCGCCCTGGGCGCAGTAG
- the smpB gene encoding SsrA-binding protein SmpB, with protein MPKERGHKVIVSNRKARHDYSILDTYEAGLVLVGTEVKSLRDGKASLADAFATVDDGEVWLRNVHIPEYVQGTWTNHMPRRTRKLLLHKGEIEKLIGKTKESGLSLVPLSMYFKDGKVKVELALAKGKKAWDKRQDLAKRDADREVRKAMGRALKGRY; from the coding sequence ATGCCCAAAGAACGTGGTCACAAGGTGATCGTGTCGAACCGCAAGGCGCGACACGACTACTCCATCCTGGACACCTACGAGGCCGGTCTCGTGCTCGTCGGTACCGAGGTGAAGAGCCTGCGTGACGGCAAGGCCTCGCTGGCCGACGCGTTCGCCACGGTGGATGACGGCGAGGTGTGGCTGCGCAACGTCCACATCCCCGAGTACGTGCAGGGCACCTGGACCAACCACATGCCCCGCCGCACCCGGAAGCTGTTGCTGCACAAGGGCGAGATCGAGAAGCTGATCGGCAAGACCAAGGAGAGCGGGCTCAGCCTCGTTCCGCTGTCGATGTACTTCAAGGACGGCAAGGTCAAGGTCGAACTGGCGCTGGCGAAGGGCAAGAAGGCCTGGGACAAGCGCCAGGACCTGGCCAAGCGCGACGCCGATCGTGAGGTGCGCAAGGCGATGGGCCGCGCGCTGAAGGGCCGGTACTGA
- a CDS encoding response regulator transcription factor codes for MRVVIAEDAVLLRAGIQRLLADEGIETVAAVDNGDDLLVAVKEHRPQLAIVDVRMPPTFTDEGLRAALGAREVIPGLPVLVLSQYVEESYAVELLSGGAGGVGYLLKERVADVSDFLDAVRRVAAGGTAIDPDVIAQLMARGRKNPLDALTARESEVLGLMAQGLSNTAIANTLVVSHGAVEKHIGNIFAKLGLEVSAEEHRRVRAVLTYLERG; via the coding sequence ATGCGTGTCGTCATCGCCGAGGACGCGGTGCTGTTGCGAGCCGGGATCCAGCGGCTGCTCGCCGACGAGGGCATCGAAACGGTGGCCGCCGTGGACAACGGCGACGACCTGCTCGTCGCGGTCAAGGAGCACCGCCCGCAACTGGCGATCGTCGACGTGCGCATGCCGCCGACCTTCACCGACGAAGGACTGCGGGCCGCGCTCGGCGCGCGTGAGGTCATACCGGGACTACCGGTGCTGGTGCTTTCTCAGTACGTGGAGGAAAGCTATGCGGTGGAACTGCTGTCCGGCGGGGCCGGCGGAGTCGGTTACCTGCTCAAGGAGCGCGTCGCGGACGTCTCCGACTTCCTCGACGCCGTCCGGCGGGTCGCCGCTGGTGGCACGGCGATCGATCCCGACGTGATCGCCCAGTTGATGGCCCGCGGGCGGAAGAACCCCCTCGACGCGCTCACCGCGCGCGAGTCGGAGGTGCTCGGGCTGATGGCGCAGGGCCTGTCGAACACCGCGATCGCGAACACGCTGGTCGTCTCGCACGGCGCGGTGGAGAAGCACATCGGCAACATCTTCGCGAAGCTCGGCCTGGAGGTCTCCGCCGAGGAGCACCGCCGGGTGCGGGCGGTGCTCACCTATCTCGAACGGGGCTGA
- a CDS encoding glyoxalase superfamily protein: MEFKLELVQVPVSDVDRAKAFYVDQVGFVADHDHRVSDELRFVQLTPPGSACSIAIGTGLTEAPAGSQPGLQLVVSDIQAARAELVGRGVDVSEVQDLPGGPFVFFSDPDGNKWSVQEISRPG, encoded by the coding sequence ATGGAGTTCAAGTTGGAGTTGGTGCAGGTTCCGGTGTCGGATGTGGATCGGGCGAAGGCGTTTTACGTGGATCAGGTCGGCTTCGTGGCGGATCATGATCACCGCGTGAGTGATGAGCTGCGGTTCGTCCAGCTGACCCCGCCGGGGTCGGCGTGTTCCATCGCGATCGGCACCGGGCTCACCGAGGCGCCGGCCGGGTCGCAGCCTGGGCTCCAGTTGGTGGTCTCCGACATCCAGGCCGCGCGCGCCGAGTTGGTTGGCCGCGGTGTCGACGTGAGCGAAGTCCAGGATCTGCCGGGCGGTCCGTTTGTCTTCTTCAGTGACCCCGACGGCAACAAGTGGTCCGTCCAGGAGATCTCACGGCCTGGCTAA
- a CDS encoding type IV toxin-antitoxin system AbiEi family antitoxin produces the protein MAELGLRGEFGAADDEVDAVLRLTAGSGAARTYGVQVKQRLTAELATAVHVPPSLPALVVAPSISEPVADRLRARGIDYVDTAGNARLAWGDVLIDIRGRRKPTVHLAKTSSRGSRAFGKAGLKVGFVLLSWPDMASEPLRGLAAASGVSLGTAQMAVDELTAAGYLYESAGGRRLARGGELLNRWSEAYSITLGPSLVLGEFSAGDLSWWPNSAHELREAGALVGGEAAASLIDPRLRPSTLTLYVEKTPLSLIGRHRMTRAEGTGNVHLRQRFWQVTEEDSGSVPPTLIYADLLASGDPRQREHGDRIRASDDRLTRLDRT, from the coding sequence TTGGCGGAGCTCGGGCTTCGTGGCGAGTTCGGGGCCGCTGACGACGAGGTGGATGCCGTTCTGCGCCTCACGGCCGGCAGCGGTGCGGCCCGGACCTACGGTGTGCAGGTCAAGCAACGATTGACCGCGGAGCTGGCGACGGCGGTGCACGTGCCTCCGTCCCTCCCCGCGCTCGTGGTCGCGCCCTCGATCAGCGAGCCGGTGGCCGATCGATTGCGCGCACGCGGCATCGACTACGTGGACACGGCGGGCAACGCCCGCCTCGCCTGGGGCGACGTGCTCATCGACATCCGAGGACGTCGCAAGCCCACCGTTCACCTCGCCAAGACCTCTTCGCGAGGCAGCCGGGCCTTCGGCAAAGCCGGTCTCAAGGTCGGGTTCGTCCTGCTCAGCTGGCCCGACATGGCCTCGGAACCACTTCGGGGCCTGGCCGCCGCGAGCGGCGTTTCGCTGGGCACGGCCCAGATGGCCGTCGACGAACTCACCGCGGCGGGCTACCTGTACGAGTCGGCGGGTGGACGGCGGCTGGCCAGGGGCGGGGAACTGCTCAACCGGTGGTCGGAGGCGTACTCGATCACGTTGGGGCCGTCACTGGTGCTCGGCGAGTTCTCCGCCGGTGACCTTTCGTGGTGGCCGAATTCGGCACACGAGTTGCGGGAAGCCGGTGCGCTGGTGGGGGGTGAGGCCGCGGCGAGCCTCATCGATCCGCGCCTCCGCCCCTCCACCCTCACCCTCTACGTCGAGAAGACCCCACTCTCGCTGATCGGCAGGCACCGCATGACCCGCGCCGAGGGGACCGGCAACGTCCACCTCCGGCAGCGGTTCTGGCAGGTGACCGAGGAGGACTCGGGAAGCGTGCCGCCGACGCTGATCTACGCCGACCTGCTGGCGTCGGGGGACCCGCGCCAGCGTGAACACGGAGACCGCATCCGGGCCAGTGATGATCGACTTACGCGACTCGACCGAACCTGA
- a CDS encoding sensor domain-containing protein: MTTAQIEQDGSRSRPPFAGSLGFLLMNLPLGIFAFVLFLTMFTVGVSTAIIWLGLPIAALAVLLSRGAARVERARVYAMLDSYIPVPYRALPEGSQKERWKARLKDGATWRDLAYFLLLFPLGVIQFTLVTTFWAVSLAFAGLPIYFRYLPDGAYYFPAYDADLRWITVDSTVEALPWAALGVLFIAVSVALTRAMAAGHARFAAALLGPARRMEEDGSPFPTAPAMTTVAG; encoded by the coding sequence ATGACTACGGCACAGATCGAGCAGGACGGCAGCCGGTCACGTCCGCCGTTCGCGGGGTCGCTGGGCTTCCTGCTGATGAACCTGCCACTCGGCATCTTCGCCTTCGTCCTGTTCCTCACCATGTTCACCGTCGGCGTCAGCACCGCCATCATCTGGCTGGGCCTGCCGATCGCCGCGCTGGCCGTGCTGCTGTCCCGCGGCGCCGCCAGGGTGGAGCGGGCGCGGGTGTACGCCATGCTCGACAGCTACATCCCGGTGCCCTACCGCGCCCTGCCGGAAGGCAGCCAGAAGGAGCGCTGGAAGGCGCGGCTGAAGGACGGCGCCACCTGGCGCGACCTGGCCTACTTCCTGCTGCTCTTCCCGCTCGGTGTCATCCAGTTCACCCTGGTCACCACGTTCTGGGCGGTCAGCCTGGCCTTCGCCGGCCTGCCGATCTACTTCCGCTACCTGCCCGACGGCGCCTACTACTTCCCCGCCTACGACGCCGACCTGCGGTGGATCACCGTGGACTCCACCGTCGAGGCGCTGCCGTGGGCCGCGCTGGGGGTGTTGTTCATCGCCGTATCGGTGGCGCTGACCAGGGCCATGGCCGCCGGGCACGCCCGGTTCGCCGCCGCACTGCTGGGCCCGGCGCGGCGGATGGAGGAGGACGGTTCCCCTTTCCCCACGGCCCCGGCGATGACAACGGTGGCAGGATGA
- a CDS encoding acyltransferase, giving the protein MQTSTARPKRDLFLDVVRAAAIAGVVGQHWLMPVLGYADGQLATGNALATPGWWVFTWLSQVMPLVFFAGGAANLMSLNAAASDRTWLAARVQRLLLPALPLFMVWLVVPELLRAFGIPEQPLEVAGAIAAQLLWFLAVYLVTVLATPLMAAAHRRWGLWVPVVMAVAGVLVDVARFNDFGLIGYANAVFVWLAVHQIGFHYADGRLGSLGRRGALTMSAAGFGITALMVAFGPYPASMIGMPGAPVSNMSPPSVLLAALAVGQIGLLLALRPAINAWAVRKPVAAALRWLGPRFMSVYLWHMPALVVVAGIAVLGFGYRTPEPGSLAWLVAAPLWLAATGLVLVVLLRVFARFEVRKLADGPIAPTAQLVLAGLLASGGLLGLAATGFTTPADSGQLAGPLPWVFGVTAAFLLAGKPLLARKAQQPRRGVVQHLPQELLPQPVVGSRP; this is encoded by the coding sequence ATGCAGACGAGCACAGCCCGTCCGAAACGGGACCTCTTCCTCGACGTCGTGCGCGCGGCCGCGATCGCCGGTGTGGTCGGCCAGCACTGGCTGATGCCGGTACTCGGGTACGCGGACGGGCAGCTGGCCACCGGCAACGCGCTGGCCACGCCCGGCTGGTGGGTGTTCACCTGGCTGTCCCAGGTGATGCCGCTGGTCTTCTTCGCCGGTGGCGCCGCGAACCTGATGTCGCTCAACGCCGCCGCCAGTGATCGCACCTGGCTCGCCGCCCGCGTGCAGCGGCTGCTGCTGCCCGCGCTGCCGCTGTTCATGGTCTGGCTCGTCGTGCCCGAACTGCTGCGTGCCTTCGGCATTCCCGAGCAACCGCTGGAAGTGGCCGGAGCGATCGCCGCGCAGTTGCTCTGGTTCCTCGCGGTGTACCTGGTGACCGTGCTCGCCACCCCGCTGATGGCCGCCGCGCACCGGCGCTGGGGCCTGTGGGTGCCGGTGGTGATGGCGGTGGCCGGCGTGCTGGTCGACGTCGCGCGGTTCAACGACTTCGGGCTGATCGGGTACGCCAACGCGGTCTTCGTCTGGCTCGCCGTGCACCAGATCGGTTTCCACTACGCCGACGGCCGTCTCGGCTCGCTCGGCAGGCGTGGCGCGCTGACCATGTCGGCCGCCGGTTTCGGGATCACCGCGCTGATGGTCGCGTTCGGCCCGTACCCGGCGAGCATGATCGGCATGCCCGGCGCACCGGTGTCGAACATGAGCCCGCCGAGCGTGCTGCTGGCCGCGCTGGCGGTCGGGCAGATCGGCCTGCTGCTCGCGCTGCGCCCGGCGATCAACGCCTGGGCCGTGCGCAAGCCGGTGGCCGCGGCGCTGCGCTGGCTCGGCCCGCGGTTCATGAGCGTGTACCTGTGGCACATGCCCGCGCTGGTGGTGGTCGCCGGTATCGCCGTGCTCGGCTTCGGTTACCGCACACCGGAACCCGGCAGCCTCGCCTGGCTGGTGGCGGCGCCGCTCTGGCTGGCCGCGACCGGGCTGGTGCTGGTCGTACTGCTCCGGGTGTTCGCCCGCTTCGAGGTCCGCAAGCTCGCCGACGGTCCGATCGCGCCGACCGCGCAGCTGGTGCTGGCCGGCCTGCTCGCCTCGGGCGGTCTGCTCGGCCTGGCCGCCACCGGGTTCACCACCCCGGCGGACAGCGGTCAGCTCGCCGGTCCGCTCCCCTGGGTCTTCGGGGTCACCGCGGCCTTCCTGCTGGCGGGCAAGCCGCTACTGGCGCGCAAGGCCCAGCAGCCGCGCCGGGGTGTCGTGCAGCACCTGCCGCAGGAACTGCTCCCCCAGCCGGTCGTCGGCAGCCGCCCATGA
- a CDS encoding sensor histidine kinase, giving the protein MPFWPKAIGFMIGSFPLRLFQFVLLVVLTTVGIGTLVIWIGIPLLVLATGLTRWFGDVERRWVRATLNTPLPDADRLPLEGTWLQRWRTRLTDQTTWRDFGYLMLALPLGVVEFALGLAAIVLFPIAIWVLPWVGWLHGSLALSLLGPPRNQQLAAKAQHLQASRARGVDAAEAERRRIERDLHDGAQQRLVAVAMSLGRAKSKLNKDPDAVRDLIDEAHSDAKLAVSELRDLARGIYPAVLGDRGLDAALSAQAAKSPVPVEVSVDVQPRPPAAVETTAYFIVGETLTNIAKHSGATQAAVKVWRTEDRVIVEITDNGHGGAEVRSGGGLAGLADRAATIDGVITVVSPPGGPTVVRSDLPCTW; this is encoded by the coding sequence ATGCCGTTCTGGCCGAAGGCCATCGGCTTCATGATCGGCAGCTTCCCCCTGCGCCTGTTCCAGTTCGTCCTGCTGGTGGTGCTGACCACGGTCGGCATCGGCACGCTGGTGATCTGGATCGGCATCCCGCTGCTGGTGCTGGCCACCGGGCTGACCCGCTGGTTCGGCGACGTCGAACGGCGCTGGGTGCGGGCCACGCTGAACACCCCCCTGCCCGACGCCGATCGCCTGCCGCTGGAGGGCACCTGGCTGCAGCGCTGGCGCACCCGGCTGACCGACCAGACCACCTGGCGCGACTTCGGTTACCTGATGCTGGCGCTGCCGCTCGGCGTGGTCGAGTTCGCGCTCGGCCTGGCCGCCATCGTGCTCTTCCCGATCGCGATCTGGGTGCTGCCGTGGGTGGGCTGGCTGCACGGCAGCCTCGCGCTCTCCCTGCTCGGCCCGCCGCGCAACCAGCAGCTGGCCGCCAAGGCCCAGCACCTGCAGGCCTCACGGGCCCGCGGGGTGGACGCCGCCGAAGCCGAGCGCCGCCGGATCGAGCGCGACCTGCACGACGGCGCGCAGCAGCGGCTGGTGGCCGTGGCGATGAGTCTCGGCCGCGCGAAGTCGAAGCTGAACAAAGATCCCGACGCCGTCCGCGACCTGATCGACGAGGCGCATTCGGACGCGAAGCTGGCCGTCTCCGAACTCCGGGACCTGGCCCGCGGCATCTACCCGGCCGTGCTCGGCGACCGCGGGCTCGACGCGGCGCTTTCGGCGCAGGCGGCGAAGTCGCCGGTGCCGGTGGAGGTTTCGGTGGACGTCCAGCCGCGGCCGCCCGCCGCGGTGGAGACCACGGCGTACTTCATCGTCGGCGAGACGCTGACCAACATCGCCAAGCACTCCGGTGCCACGCAGGCGGCGGTGAAGGTGTGGCGCACCGAGGACAGGGTGATCGTCGAGATCACCGACAACGGGCACGGCGGTGCCGAGGTGCGCAGCGGGGGTGGGCTCGCCGGACTGGCCGACCGGGCTGCCACGATTGACGGCGTCATCACCGTCGTCAGCCCGCCGGGTGGGCCCACGGTGGTCCGCTCGGACCTGCCGTGCACTTGGTGA
- a CDS encoding amidohydrolase family protein: MRSLGLPGLVDLHVHFLPERVMAKVWSYFDQAERHYGTPWPIHYRLPEDERLAVLRSLGVLRFAPLVYPHKPGMAEWLSEWALEFGERVPDAVPTATLYPEPAAASYVDSAVRAGARCFKAHVQVGAYDPRDDLLDKAWGTLADAGVPVVVHCGHGPLRGAHTGLDVFGAVLKRHPRLTAVLAHAGMPEYEEALELVRRYPRVYLDTTMVGVPFTEAMMPKPAGWVASLAGLGDRVVLGTDFPNIPYSYATQLRAVASWAAADDRLGEQFLRQVLHDTPARLLGLARQ, encoded by the coding sequence GTGCGCTCGCTCGGCCTGCCGGGCCTGGTCGATCTCCACGTGCACTTCCTGCCGGAGCGGGTGATGGCGAAGGTCTGGTCGTACTTCGACCAGGCCGAGCGGCACTACGGCACACCGTGGCCGATCCACTACCGGCTGCCGGAGGACGAACGGCTGGCGGTGCTGCGCTCGCTCGGCGTGCTGAGGTTCGCGCCGCTGGTCTACCCGCACAAGCCGGGCATGGCCGAGTGGCTTTCGGAGTGGGCGCTGGAGTTCGGGGAGCGGGTGCCCGACGCGGTGCCCACCGCCACCCTGTACCCGGAACCGGCTGCCGCGTCCTATGTGGACTCCGCGGTGCGTGCCGGTGCGCGGTGCTTCAAGGCACACGTCCAGGTGGGTGCGTACGACCCGCGTGACGACCTGCTGGACAAGGCGTGGGGCACGCTGGCCGACGCCGGCGTGCCCGTTGTCGTCCACTGTGGACACGGTCCGCTGCGGGGCGCGCACACCGGGCTGGACGTGTTCGGCGCGGTGCTGAAGCGGCACCCGCGGCTGACCGCGGTGCTGGCCCACGCCGGGATGCCGGAGTACGAGGAAGCGCTGGAGCTGGTGCGCCGGTATCCGCGGGTGTACCTCGACACCACCATGGTCGGCGTTCCGTTCACCGAAGCGATGATGCCGAAACCGGCGGGCTGGGTGGCCAGCCTCGCCGGTCTCGGTGATCGGGTGGTGCTGGGCACCGACTTCCCGAACATCCCGTACTCCTACGCGACCCAGTTGCGGGCCGTCGCCTCATGGGCGGCTGCCGACGACCGGCTGGGGGAGCAGTTCCTGCGGCAGGTGCTGCACGACACCCCGGCGCGGCTGCTGGGCCTTGCGCGCCAGTAG